One region of Salvia miltiorrhiza cultivar Shanhuang (shh) chromosome 3, IMPLAD_Smil_shh, whole genome shotgun sequence genomic DNA includes:
- the LOC131018541 gene encoding uncharacterized protein LOC131018541, whose protein sequence is MTAEANSWFTSLPPNSIATWAEMKKLFLEHFFPPTKMNALKKEISGAKQEYDESLSMYWTRFQRLVDSCPNHKFSQGDLLQYFYQGMMVDTKNLVNSASGGGFFQNTVSEAKRICSKRMLSTVVEKVATAGQPTEKSCGACDNFGHTSLQCTGGDEDYQAQVNSSHNFYSCTDPLPPLPKRDPYSNNHNAPWRNHPNFRWRDPDQRQPQQQNYRPRHQRTAPQQAQAPPPPAQEKQGKTLEDMMAELIGNQQFLQGNVQQLQQSHAEYKVQMEGLARQISQLSMSVNQLKGNQGVLPSQVIINPKENCNTPNI, encoded by the exons atgacagcagaggcgaactcgTGGTTCACAAGCCTTCCCCCAAATTCTATCGCTACATGGGCCGAGATGAAAAAGCTATTTCTGGAGCATTTTTTTCCTCCCACCAAGATGAATGCGCTAAAGAAGGAAATTAGTGGAGCGAAACAGGAGTATGATGAGTCATTAAGCATGTATTGGACCAGGTTCCAGAGATTGGTGGACAGTTGTCCAAACCACAAATTTTCTCAGGGGGACCTTTTGCAGTATTTCTATCAGGGGATGATGGTAGACACTAAGAATTTGGTGAATTCAGCGAGTGGAGGTGGATTTTTCCAAAACACGGTGAGTGAAGCCAAAAG GATATGTTCGAAGAGAATGCTAAGTACTGTGGTGGAGAAAGTCGCAACTGCTGGACAACCGACAGAAAAGTCATGTGGAGCGTGTGATAATTTTGGCCACACAAGTTTGCAGTGCACCGGGGGCGACGAAGATTATCAAGCCCAAGTAAATTCTTCTCACAATTTTTACAGCTGCACTGATCCACTGCCCcctttgcccaaacgggacccCTACTCGAATAATCACAATGCACCATGGAGAAATCATCCTAACTTTCGTTGGAGGGATCCGGACCAGAGGCAACCGCAGCAGCAAAATTATCGTCCTCGACATCAAAGGACAGCTCCGCAGCAAGCACAAGCACCTCCTCCGCCCGCCCAAGAAAAACAAGGCAAAACACTTGAGGATATGATGGCAGAATTGATTGGTAATCAACAATTTTTGCAAGGTAATGTGCAACAGCTCCAACAATCTCATGCCGAGTATAAAGTACAGATGGAAGGGTTGGCACGGCAAATTTCTCAGCTCTCAATGtccgtgaatcaactcaagggcaACCAAGGAGTATTACCATCCCAAGTTATCATAAACCCAAAGGAGAATTGTAACACCCCAAacatttag
- the LOC131018542 gene encoding uncharacterized protein LOC131018542 yields MLANGGVADQYDEYLRITESISLECLRRFCRAIIQLFGFLGMLGSLDCMHWLWNNCPTAWQGAYTRSDQGEPTIILEAVASQDLWIWHAFFGTPSSNNDINSPTNPTDPNGKRFKVLQEATCKDIEQAFGILQARWAIVKGPSRLWSKEEMSDIMFTCIILHNMMIEDEGEHATQWEEDADEASSSAASQPHAGASPDFRAFVARQASMRDAEMPARLTLDLKEHIWSRFGLIEP; encoded by the exons ATGCTAGCTAATGGTGGGGTAGCGGACCAGTACGACGAGTATCTCCGGATTACAGAGTCCATCTCGTTGGAGTGCTTACGCAGATTCTGTCGAGCCATTATTCAACTCTTCGGCTTCCTGGGAATGCTAGGGAGCCTCGATTGCATGCATTGGCTGTGGAATAATTGTCCAACGGCATGGCAAGGCGCATACACTCGCAGCGATCAGGGGGAACCGACCATCATCCTAGAAGCCGTCGCATCGCAAGATCTATGGATCTGGCATGCTTTTTTTGGGACTCCTAGTTctaacaacgacatcaac AGTCCTACGAATCCGACGGATCCGAATGGGAAGAGGTTCAAAGTGTTACAGGAAGCGACTTGCAAGGATATTGAACAAGCCTTCGGCATCcttcaagctcgttgggcaATCGTCAAAGGCCCATCGCGTCTTTGGAGCAAGGAGGAGATGAGCGACATCATGTTCACgtgcatcattttgcacaacatgatgATCGAAGACGAAGGCGAGCACGCAACACAgtgggaagaagacgccgacgaAGCTTCGAGTAGCGCCGCATCTCAACCTCATGCAGGTGCTTCGCCGGATTTTCGTGCATTTGTTGCACGACAAGCATCCATGCGAGACGCAGAGATGCCTGCTCGCCTCACTTTGGActtgaaggagcacatttggtctcgttttggtcTGATTGAGCCCTAg
- the LOC131015631 gene encoding uncharacterized protein LOC131015631, which produces MTRKMLGDGDLDESNEGEALYDFDLSVIGAGSGGVRASRFSAQYGAKKMLGRRFGSLMRAALVEYPRFPSPEAAGSLKCMYDLSSVRAYSSLLALNDLRDNPGSRQQKTRKGRGIGSGKGKTAGRGHKGQKARGTMKFGFEGGQTPLRRRLPKRGFNNPFSLTFQPLILAVEMIPYALMKGEIHSESPIYLSESINVMRISISGTLAVHGSIEWC; this is translated from the exons ATGACAAGGAAGATGCTAGGTGATGGGGATCTGGATGAATCTAATGAAGGGGAGGCTCTTTACGACTTCGATTTGTCTGTGATTGGGGCAGGAAGTGGAGGAGTTCGTGCCTCGCGATTCTCTGCTCAGTATGGAGCTAAG AAAATGTTGGGAAGAAGATTTGGTAGTTTGATGCGAGCTGCCCTAGTTGAATACCCAAGGTTTCCTAGCCCTGAAGCAGCTGGCAGCTTGAAATGTATGTATGATTTAAGCAGTGTGAGGGCTTACAGTAGCCTGTTGGCACTGAACGATCTGAGAGATAACCCAGGGTCTCGGCAGCAGAAGACTCGGAAGGGGCGGGGTATCGGGTCGGGTAAGGGAAAGACGGCCGGCCGGGGTCACAAGGGTCAAAAGGCTCGTGGTACCATGAAATTCGGATTTGAAGGTGGCCAGACGCCTCTTCGTCGCCGCCTCCCTAAACGAGGCTTCAACAATCCTTTCTCTCTCACATTTCAG CCACTTATTTTGGCTGTGGAAATGATCCCCTATGCATTGATGAAGGGAGAAATACATTCTGAGAGTCCTATTTACCTCAGTGAAAGTATAAATGTAATGCGGATCTCAATCTCAGGTACTCTTGCTGTACATGGATCTATTGAGTGGTGTTGA